A section of the Castanea sativa cultivar Marrone di Chiusa Pesio chromosome 12, ASM4071231v1 genome encodes:
- the LOC142619156 gene encoding RAF-like serine/threonine-protein kinase 20 isoform X1 — translation MQINKFDTPMAGEASGPSAQRIHQQQPTLVMPNVNNNVSVRTGEEFSLEFMQDRVGARRVPAVANSGQKREKRVVFNYDQNGQLGYEDLTGLLGLRRIDSETTSDMSVSEYASARTSFNAKEMENGAYVDKSSKYYKEDGDSGHGSRKAFGELNFDRTGMGIPIPPPLHKSGSPHSNNYPGSGVSGGSHLGKMKFLCSFGGKILPRPSDGKLRYVGGDTHIISIWKRITREELMKKTLGIWNQPHTIKYQLPDEDLDALISVSSDEDLQNMIEEYCGLERHGGSQRLRIFLIPLCESEILSSFDGNPIQQNSPDYQYVVAVNGILDHTPRKNTSGMSLASEADKLGTNLDRIPSLHRSSPTAPVPLELKGGFNALHPAQFFNQSQNMSRSPNHSPPHSPVPLQQEDSKSVHMQLHGDNSRKSSNESSSSSLTTQLPPEDCSTNTAGSKYLPQGVVTLMNHHHPYKQVDVGHPEHCHGEHIHNCNSSKETTSSVDRNDSDFDGFSYEKPIHKERTFHSEKPTSRPEDPLGLFSGSSDSIDSHRGMSHAFSDSKLNENGGSSAYCSQEGMSPLSPLNFPKAQPPLHLSASQEKPLQPNENMGLVYPQVQYMLVDVDPTGSQSRLDLLNSSTCSEIPSWNKPIYKVTGGVDDKYPTSGKDFNKSAFITLNHLEKNSTLETMERLDENNLFLYQGGKLNGERSPATGLECKNILPNVKSNLTSSFGVDTSTQELQVSGDALPVSSAINFKPFVDNIIEHPKNFQVEKTPPDLVMSQRTANDQDCDMTTRVIGEQEKDISGFGNSEVAGLYPSARQQSYDENSLSDLMSGSIYGLASHAPPLLQPVGSQNDMAVNEPKLMSSIDLYPSAVLDDSDLSSNLNKNDHTLIGNPTEDALFMRDFSLLDADFVSYPYQKVENLGFGGSVCEKSNVKDSTLENLNFPIKSHEKNQLESVIGEDVNETIHSHVQSLSITVPYILDETSSYNIDFGSPAATEVEGSVIPEFESEDAKADDEDITFSISDAMIAEMEASIYGLQIIKNADLEELRELGAGTYGTVYHGKWRGTDVAIKRIKKSCFSGRSSEQERLTKDFWREAQILSNLHHPNVVAFYGVVPDGAGGTLATVTEFMVNGSLRHVLLKKDRLLDRRKKLIIAMDAAFGMEYLHSKNIVHFDLKCDNLLVNLRDPHRPICKVGDFGLSRIKRNTLVSGGVRGTLPWMAPELLNGSSSRVSEKVDVFSFGISMWEILTGEEPYANMHCGAIIGGIVKNSLRPPIPEHCDPEWRKLMEECWSPDPEIRPSFTEITNRLRSMSIVLQSKGIVR, via the exons ATGCAGATAAATAAGTTTGATACTCCAATGGCTGGTGAGGCGTCCGGCCCATCAGCTCAAAGGATCCATCAACAACAACCAACTTTGGTCATGCCAAATGTAAATAACAATGTTTCAGTACGGACGGGGGAGGAGTTTTCGTTGGAGTTTATGCAGGATCGTGTTGGTGCTAGAAGAGTTCCTGCTGTAGCTAATTCGGGTCAAAAACGCGAAAAGAGGGTGGTGTTTAATTATGATCAGAATGGCCAGTTGGGGTATGAGGATCTCACTGGTCTTCTTGGGTTGAGGAGAATAGATTCCGAGACTACTTCTGATATGTCTGTGTCTGAGTATGCATCTGCAAGAACGTCTTTCAATGCCAAGGAGATGGAAAACGGGGCTTATGTTGACAAATCAAGCAAATACTACAAGGAAGATGGTGATAGTGGACATGGGTCAAGGAAGGCTTTTGGTGAATTGAATTTCGATCGGACTGGTATGGGAATACCTATACCTCCACCACTTCATAAATCTGGGTCCCCTCATTCCAACAACTATCCCGGGTCAGGAGTATCTGGTGGTTCTCATTTGGGGAAAATGAAGTTCCTTTGCAGCTTTGGTGGGAAAATTTTGCCCAGGCCCAGCGATGGGAAACTCAGATATGTGGGTGGTGATACACACATTATTTCCATCTGGAAGCGCATTACACGGGAAGAGCTTATGAAGAAAACGTTGGGTATTTGGAACCAACCTCACACTATAAAGTACCAGCTTCCTGATGAGGATCTTGATGCGCTTATATCTGTGTCTTCTGATGAGGATCTTCAGAATATGATAGAGGAATATTGTGGGCTTGAAAGGCATGGGGGTTCTCAAAGACTCCGGATCTTTTTGATTCCTCTTTGTGAATCTGAAATTTTATCTTCCTTTGATGGAAACCCCATTCAACAGAACAGTCCTGATTACCAATATGTTGTTGCTGTGAACGGGATTCTAGATCATACTCCTAGGAAGAACACTAGTGGGATGAGTTTGGCAAGTGAAGCAGATAAGCTTGGAACTAATTTGGACCGCATTCCTAGCCTTCATAGAAGTTCTCCAACTGCCCCAGTTCCGTTGGAGTTAAAGGGTGGTTTTAATGCTTTGCATCCTGCTCAGTTCTTTAATCAGTCCCAGAATATGAGCAGGTCTCCCAATCATTCTCCTCCTCATTCTCCAGTCCCACTTCAGCAGGAAGATTCAAAGAGTGTTCATATGCAATTGCATGGTGATAACTCACGCAAGAGTAGCAATGAGAGCAGCAGTTCTTCTCTCACTACTCAACTACCACCTGAGGACTGCAGCACTAACACTGCTGGTTCCAAATACCTTCCGCAAGGGGTGGTTACTTTAATGAATCATCACCACCCTTATAAACAAGTTGATGTCGGCCACCCAGAGCATTGTCATGGAGAACATATTCACAACTGCAATTCCAGCAAAGAAACAACTTCTTCCGTTGATCGAAATGACAGTGACTTTGATGGATTCTCCTATGAGAAACCAATACACAAGGAAAGGACATTCCACTCTGAAAAGCCAACCTCGCGTCCAGAAGATCCACTGGGTCTCTTTTCCGGATCAAGTGACTCCATTGATTCTCATCGTGGGATGTCACATGCATTTTCTGATTCAAAGCTGAATGAGAATGGAGGGAGCTCTGCATACTGTTCGCAAGAAGGAATGAGCCCGTTGTCTCCTCTAAACTTTCCAAAGGCTCAACCACCTTTACACTTAAGTGCCTCACAAGAAAAGCCGCTGCAACCAAATGAGAATATGGGTCTTGTCTACCCTCAGGTACAGTATATGTTAGTGGATGTTGACCCAACTGGATCTCAAAGTAGACTGGATTTGCTGAATTCTTCCACATGTTCAGAGATACCGAGCTGGAACAAACCTATTTATAAGGTTACTGGTGGTGTTGATGACAAATACCCAACATCTGGGAAAGATTTCAATAAATCTGCTTTCATTACACTGAACCACTtggaaaaaaattcaactttggAAACTATGGAAAGGCTTGATGAAAATAATCTCTTTCTGTATCAAGGTGGAAAACTTAATGGGGAGAGATCTCCTGCCACTGGATTGGAATGTAAGAACATATTGCCTAATGTAAAGTCCAACCTAACTTCCAGTTTTGGTGTTGATACATCTACACAAGAGTTGCAAGTCTCAGGCGATGCGCTTCCTGTATCCTCAGCCATTAATTTCAAGCCTTTTGTAGATAACATAATAGAGCACCCCAAAAATTTCCAAGTAGAGAAAACCCCTCCTGATCTTGTCATGAGCCAAAGAACTGCCAATGATCAAGACTGTGATATGACTACAAGAGTGATTGGAGAACAAGAAAAAGATATTTCAGGGTTTGGGAATTCTGAAGTTGCAGGCTTATATCCAAGTGCCAGACAGCAGTCTTATGATGAAAATTCTTTGTCTGATCTAATGTCTGGGTCAATTTATGGCCTAGCTTCCCATGCACCTCCATTGCTTCAACCTGTTGGAAGTCAAAACGACATGGCTGTTAATGAGCCCAAGCTAATGAGCTCTATAGATTTGTACCCATCAGCTGTCCTTGATGATTCTGATTTGAGCTCAAACTTGAATAAGAATGACCATACATTGATTGGGAATCCAACCGAAGATGCTTTGTTTATGAGAGACTTTTCTCTCCTAGATGCCGACTTTGTTAGTTACCCTTATCAGAAGGTTGAGAATTTGGGCTTTGGAGGATCTGTTTGTGAGAAGTCAAATGTTAAAGATAGCACATTAGAAAATCTAAATTTCCCAATAAAAAGTCATGAAAAAAATCAGCTGGAGTCGGTTATTGGGGAAGATGTGAATGAGACTATTCATTCTCATGTCCAGTCTTTATCAATAACTGTGCCATACATCCTTGATGAAACCAGCAGTTACAATATCGATTTTGGATCCCCTGCTGCAACAGAGGTGGAGGGCAGCGTCATTCCAGAGTTCGAGTCTGAG GATGCTAAGGCTGATGACGAAGACATTACTTTTTCAATTAGTGATGCAATGATAGCTGAAATGGAAGCCAGCATATATGGCTTGCAG ATTATAAAGAATGCTGATCTTGAAGAACTACGAGAGTTAGGAGCTGGTACATATGGGACTGTTTATCATGGAAAATGGCGGGGAACAGATGTTGCTAtaaagagaattaaaaaaagttgCTTTTCAGGTAGATCGTCAGAGCAAGAACGCTTG ACAAAAGACTTCTGGAGAGAGGCGCAGATCCTCTCTAATCTTCACCATCCAAATGTCGTTGCATTTTATGGTGTAGTACCAGATGGAGCTGGAGGAACCCTGGCAACTGTGACAGAGTTTATGGTGAACGGGTCACTTAGACATGTCCTACTTAAGAAGGATAG ATTGCTTGATCGCCGTAAAAAGCTTATAATTGCCATGGATGCAGCTTTTGGCATGGAATACTTGCATTCAAAAAATATTGTCCATTTTGATTTGAAATGTGACAATTTGCTTGTCAACCTGAGGGATCCACACCGACCCATATGCAAG GTTGGAGATTTTGGGCTATCAAGAATTAAACGCAATACTCTTGTATCTGGTGGTGTGAGAGGAACCCTTCCATGGATGGCACCAGAATTGTTGAATGGTAGCAGTAGCCGGGTCTCTGAGAAG GTTGATGTTTTCTCATTTGGCATCTCAATGTGGGAGATATTGACTGGTGAGGAGCCTTATGCAAATATGCATTGTGGTGCCATTATTG
- the LOC142619156 gene encoding RAF-like serine/threonine-protein kinase 20 isoform X3, with amino-acid sequence MQINKFDTPMAGEASGPSAQRIHQQQPTLVMPNVNNNVSVRTGEEFSLEFMQDRVGARRVPAVANSGQKREKRVVFNYDQNGQLGYEDLTGLLGLRRIDSETTSDMSVSEYASARTSFNAKEMENGAYVDKSSKYYKEDGDSGHGSRKAFGELNFDRTGMGIPIPPPLHKSGSPHSNNYPGSGVSGGSHLGKMKFLCSFGGKILPRPSDGKLRYVGGDTHIISIWKRITREELMKKTLGIWNQPHTIKYQLPDEDLDALISVSSDEDLQNMIEEYCGLERHGGSQRLRIFLIPLCESEILSSFDGNPIQQNSPDYQYVVAVNGILDHTPRKNTSGMSLASEADKLGTNLDRIPSLHRSSPTAPVPLELKGGFNALHPAQFFNQSQNMSRSPNHSPPHSPVPLQQEDSKSVHMQLHGDNSRKSSNESSSSSLTTQLPPEDCSTNTAGSKYLPQGVVTLMNHHHPYKQVDVGHPEHCHGEHIHNCNSSKETTSSVDRNDSDFDGFSYEKPIHKERTFHSEKPTSRPEDPLGLFSGSSDSIDSHRGMSHAFSDSKLNENGGSSAYCSQEGMSPLSPLNFPKAQPPLHLSASQEKPLQPNENMGLVYPQVQYMLVDVDPTGSQSRLDLLNSSTCSEIPSWNKPIYKVTGGVDDKYPTSGKDFNKSAFITLNHLEKNSTLETMERLDENNLFLYQGGKLNGERSPATGLECKNILPNVKSNLTSSFGVDTSTQELQVSGDALPVSSAINFKPFVDNIIEHPKNFQVEKTPPDLVMSQRTANDQDCDMTTRVIGEQEKDISGFGNSEVAGLYPSARQQSYDENSLSDLMSGSIYGLASHAPPLLQPVGSQNDMAVNEPKLMSSIDLYPSAVLDDSDLSSNLNKNDHTLIGNPTEDALFMRDFSLLDADFVSYPYQKVENLGFGGSVCEKSNVKDSTLENLNFPIKSHEKNQLESVIGEDVNETIHSHVQSLSITVPYILDETSSYNIDFGSPAATEVEGSVIPEFESEDAKADDEDITFSISDAMIAEMEASIYGLQIIKNADLEELRELGAGTYGTVYHGKWRGTDVAIKRIKKSCFSGRSSEQERLIG; translated from the exons ATGCAGATAAATAAGTTTGATACTCCAATGGCTGGTGAGGCGTCCGGCCCATCAGCTCAAAGGATCCATCAACAACAACCAACTTTGGTCATGCCAAATGTAAATAACAATGTTTCAGTACGGACGGGGGAGGAGTTTTCGTTGGAGTTTATGCAGGATCGTGTTGGTGCTAGAAGAGTTCCTGCTGTAGCTAATTCGGGTCAAAAACGCGAAAAGAGGGTGGTGTTTAATTATGATCAGAATGGCCAGTTGGGGTATGAGGATCTCACTGGTCTTCTTGGGTTGAGGAGAATAGATTCCGAGACTACTTCTGATATGTCTGTGTCTGAGTATGCATCTGCAAGAACGTCTTTCAATGCCAAGGAGATGGAAAACGGGGCTTATGTTGACAAATCAAGCAAATACTACAAGGAAGATGGTGATAGTGGACATGGGTCAAGGAAGGCTTTTGGTGAATTGAATTTCGATCGGACTGGTATGGGAATACCTATACCTCCACCACTTCATAAATCTGGGTCCCCTCATTCCAACAACTATCCCGGGTCAGGAGTATCTGGTGGTTCTCATTTGGGGAAAATGAAGTTCCTTTGCAGCTTTGGTGGGAAAATTTTGCCCAGGCCCAGCGATGGGAAACTCAGATATGTGGGTGGTGATACACACATTATTTCCATCTGGAAGCGCATTACACGGGAAGAGCTTATGAAGAAAACGTTGGGTATTTGGAACCAACCTCACACTATAAAGTACCAGCTTCCTGATGAGGATCTTGATGCGCTTATATCTGTGTCTTCTGATGAGGATCTTCAGAATATGATAGAGGAATATTGTGGGCTTGAAAGGCATGGGGGTTCTCAAAGACTCCGGATCTTTTTGATTCCTCTTTGTGAATCTGAAATTTTATCTTCCTTTGATGGAAACCCCATTCAACAGAACAGTCCTGATTACCAATATGTTGTTGCTGTGAACGGGATTCTAGATCATACTCCTAGGAAGAACACTAGTGGGATGAGTTTGGCAAGTGAAGCAGATAAGCTTGGAACTAATTTGGACCGCATTCCTAGCCTTCATAGAAGTTCTCCAACTGCCCCAGTTCCGTTGGAGTTAAAGGGTGGTTTTAATGCTTTGCATCCTGCTCAGTTCTTTAATCAGTCCCAGAATATGAGCAGGTCTCCCAATCATTCTCCTCCTCATTCTCCAGTCCCACTTCAGCAGGAAGATTCAAAGAGTGTTCATATGCAATTGCATGGTGATAACTCACGCAAGAGTAGCAATGAGAGCAGCAGTTCTTCTCTCACTACTCAACTACCACCTGAGGACTGCAGCACTAACACTGCTGGTTCCAAATACCTTCCGCAAGGGGTGGTTACTTTAATGAATCATCACCACCCTTATAAACAAGTTGATGTCGGCCACCCAGAGCATTGTCATGGAGAACATATTCACAACTGCAATTCCAGCAAAGAAACAACTTCTTCCGTTGATCGAAATGACAGTGACTTTGATGGATTCTCCTATGAGAAACCAATACACAAGGAAAGGACATTCCACTCTGAAAAGCCAACCTCGCGTCCAGAAGATCCACTGGGTCTCTTTTCCGGATCAAGTGACTCCATTGATTCTCATCGTGGGATGTCACATGCATTTTCTGATTCAAAGCTGAATGAGAATGGAGGGAGCTCTGCATACTGTTCGCAAGAAGGAATGAGCCCGTTGTCTCCTCTAAACTTTCCAAAGGCTCAACCACCTTTACACTTAAGTGCCTCACAAGAAAAGCCGCTGCAACCAAATGAGAATATGGGTCTTGTCTACCCTCAGGTACAGTATATGTTAGTGGATGTTGACCCAACTGGATCTCAAAGTAGACTGGATTTGCTGAATTCTTCCACATGTTCAGAGATACCGAGCTGGAACAAACCTATTTATAAGGTTACTGGTGGTGTTGATGACAAATACCCAACATCTGGGAAAGATTTCAATAAATCTGCTTTCATTACACTGAACCACTtggaaaaaaattcaactttggAAACTATGGAAAGGCTTGATGAAAATAATCTCTTTCTGTATCAAGGTGGAAAACTTAATGGGGAGAGATCTCCTGCCACTGGATTGGAATGTAAGAACATATTGCCTAATGTAAAGTCCAACCTAACTTCCAGTTTTGGTGTTGATACATCTACACAAGAGTTGCAAGTCTCAGGCGATGCGCTTCCTGTATCCTCAGCCATTAATTTCAAGCCTTTTGTAGATAACATAATAGAGCACCCCAAAAATTTCCAAGTAGAGAAAACCCCTCCTGATCTTGTCATGAGCCAAAGAACTGCCAATGATCAAGACTGTGATATGACTACAAGAGTGATTGGAGAACAAGAAAAAGATATTTCAGGGTTTGGGAATTCTGAAGTTGCAGGCTTATATCCAAGTGCCAGACAGCAGTCTTATGATGAAAATTCTTTGTCTGATCTAATGTCTGGGTCAATTTATGGCCTAGCTTCCCATGCACCTCCATTGCTTCAACCTGTTGGAAGTCAAAACGACATGGCTGTTAATGAGCCCAAGCTAATGAGCTCTATAGATTTGTACCCATCAGCTGTCCTTGATGATTCTGATTTGAGCTCAAACTTGAATAAGAATGACCATACATTGATTGGGAATCCAACCGAAGATGCTTTGTTTATGAGAGACTTTTCTCTCCTAGATGCCGACTTTGTTAGTTACCCTTATCAGAAGGTTGAGAATTTGGGCTTTGGAGGATCTGTTTGTGAGAAGTCAAATGTTAAAGATAGCACATTAGAAAATCTAAATTTCCCAATAAAAAGTCATGAAAAAAATCAGCTGGAGTCGGTTATTGGGGAAGATGTGAATGAGACTATTCATTCTCATGTCCAGTCTTTATCAATAACTGTGCCATACATCCTTGATGAAACCAGCAGTTACAATATCGATTTTGGATCCCCTGCTGCAACAGAGGTGGAGGGCAGCGTCATTCCAGAGTTCGAGTCTGAG GATGCTAAGGCTGATGACGAAGACATTACTTTTTCAATTAGTGATGCAATGATAGCTGAAATGGAAGCCAGCATATATGGCTTGCAG ATTATAAAGAATGCTGATCTTGAAGAACTACGAGAGTTAGGAGCTGGTACATATGGGACTGTTTATCATGGAAAATGGCGGGGAACAGATGTTGCTAtaaagagaattaaaaaaagttgCTTTTCAGGTAGATCGTCAGAGCAAGAACGCTTG ATTGGTTGA
- the LOC142619156 gene encoding RAF-like serine/threonine-protein kinase 20 isoform X2: MAGEASGPSAQRIHQQQPTLVMPNVNNNVSVRTGEEFSLEFMQDRVGARRVPAVANSGQKREKRVVFNYDQNGQLGYEDLTGLLGLRRIDSETTSDMSVSEYASARTSFNAKEMENGAYVDKSSKYYKEDGDSGHGSRKAFGELNFDRTGMGIPIPPPLHKSGSPHSNNYPGSGVSGGSHLGKMKFLCSFGGKILPRPSDGKLRYVGGDTHIISIWKRITREELMKKTLGIWNQPHTIKYQLPDEDLDALISVSSDEDLQNMIEEYCGLERHGGSQRLRIFLIPLCESEILSSFDGNPIQQNSPDYQYVVAVNGILDHTPRKNTSGMSLASEADKLGTNLDRIPSLHRSSPTAPVPLELKGGFNALHPAQFFNQSQNMSRSPNHSPPHSPVPLQQEDSKSVHMQLHGDNSRKSSNESSSSSLTTQLPPEDCSTNTAGSKYLPQGVVTLMNHHHPYKQVDVGHPEHCHGEHIHNCNSSKETTSSVDRNDSDFDGFSYEKPIHKERTFHSEKPTSRPEDPLGLFSGSSDSIDSHRGMSHAFSDSKLNENGGSSAYCSQEGMSPLSPLNFPKAQPPLHLSASQEKPLQPNENMGLVYPQVQYMLVDVDPTGSQSRLDLLNSSTCSEIPSWNKPIYKVTGGVDDKYPTSGKDFNKSAFITLNHLEKNSTLETMERLDENNLFLYQGGKLNGERSPATGLECKNILPNVKSNLTSSFGVDTSTQELQVSGDALPVSSAINFKPFVDNIIEHPKNFQVEKTPPDLVMSQRTANDQDCDMTTRVIGEQEKDISGFGNSEVAGLYPSARQQSYDENSLSDLMSGSIYGLASHAPPLLQPVGSQNDMAVNEPKLMSSIDLYPSAVLDDSDLSSNLNKNDHTLIGNPTEDALFMRDFSLLDADFVSYPYQKVENLGFGGSVCEKSNVKDSTLENLNFPIKSHEKNQLESVIGEDVNETIHSHVQSLSITVPYILDETSSYNIDFGSPAATEVEGSVIPEFESEDAKADDEDITFSISDAMIAEMEASIYGLQIIKNADLEELRELGAGTYGTVYHGKWRGTDVAIKRIKKSCFSGRSSEQERLTKDFWREAQILSNLHHPNVVAFYGVVPDGAGGTLATVTEFMVNGSLRHVLLKKDRLLDRRKKLIIAMDAAFGMEYLHSKNIVHFDLKCDNLLVNLRDPHRPICKVGDFGLSRIKRNTLVSGGVRGTLPWMAPELLNGSSSRVSEKVDVFSFGISMWEILTGEEPYANMHCGAIIGGIVKNSLRPPIPEHCDPEWRKLMEECWSPDPEIRPSFTEITNRLRSMSIVLQSKGIVR, from the exons ATGGCTGGTGAGGCGTCCGGCCCATCAGCTCAAAGGATCCATCAACAACAACCAACTTTGGTCATGCCAAATGTAAATAACAATGTTTCAGTACGGACGGGGGAGGAGTTTTCGTTGGAGTTTATGCAGGATCGTGTTGGTGCTAGAAGAGTTCCTGCTGTAGCTAATTCGGGTCAAAAACGCGAAAAGAGGGTGGTGTTTAATTATGATCAGAATGGCCAGTTGGGGTATGAGGATCTCACTGGTCTTCTTGGGTTGAGGAGAATAGATTCCGAGACTACTTCTGATATGTCTGTGTCTGAGTATGCATCTGCAAGAACGTCTTTCAATGCCAAGGAGATGGAAAACGGGGCTTATGTTGACAAATCAAGCAAATACTACAAGGAAGATGGTGATAGTGGACATGGGTCAAGGAAGGCTTTTGGTGAATTGAATTTCGATCGGACTGGTATGGGAATACCTATACCTCCACCACTTCATAAATCTGGGTCCCCTCATTCCAACAACTATCCCGGGTCAGGAGTATCTGGTGGTTCTCATTTGGGGAAAATGAAGTTCCTTTGCAGCTTTGGTGGGAAAATTTTGCCCAGGCCCAGCGATGGGAAACTCAGATATGTGGGTGGTGATACACACATTATTTCCATCTGGAAGCGCATTACACGGGAAGAGCTTATGAAGAAAACGTTGGGTATTTGGAACCAACCTCACACTATAAAGTACCAGCTTCCTGATGAGGATCTTGATGCGCTTATATCTGTGTCTTCTGATGAGGATCTTCAGAATATGATAGAGGAATATTGTGGGCTTGAAAGGCATGGGGGTTCTCAAAGACTCCGGATCTTTTTGATTCCTCTTTGTGAATCTGAAATTTTATCTTCCTTTGATGGAAACCCCATTCAACAGAACAGTCCTGATTACCAATATGTTGTTGCTGTGAACGGGATTCTAGATCATACTCCTAGGAAGAACACTAGTGGGATGAGTTTGGCAAGTGAAGCAGATAAGCTTGGAACTAATTTGGACCGCATTCCTAGCCTTCATAGAAGTTCTCCAACTGCCCCAGTTCCGTTGGAGTTAAAGGGTGGTTTTAATGCTTTGCATCCTGCTCAGTTCTTTAATCAGTCCCAGAATATGAGCAGGTCTCCCAATCATTCTCCTCCTCATTCTCCAGTCCCACTTCAGCAGGAAGATTCAAAGAGTGTTCATATGCAATTGCATGGTGATAACTCACGCAAGAGTAGCAATGAGAGCAGCAGTTCTTCTCTCACTACTCAACTACCACCTGAGGACTGCAGCACTAACACTGCTGGTTCCAAATACCTTCCGCAAGGGGTGGTTACTTTAATGAATCATCACCACCCTTATAAACAAGTTGATGTCGGCCACCCAGAGCATTGTCATGGAGAACATATTCACAACTGCAATTCCAGCAAAGAAACAACTTCTTCCGTTGATCGAAATGACAGTGACTTTGATGGATTCTCCTATGAGAAACCAATACACAAGGAAAGGACATTCCACTCTGAAAAGCCAACCTCGCGTCCAGAAGATCCACTGGGTCTCTTTTCCGGATCAAGTGACTCCATTGATTCTCATCGTGGGATGTCACATGCATTTTCTGATTCAAAGCTGAATGAGAATGGAGGGAGCTCTGCATACTGTTCGCAAGAAGGAATGAGCCCGTTGTCTCCTCTAAACTTTCCAAAGGCTCAACCACCTTTACACTTAAGTGCCTCACAAGAAAAGCCGCTGCAACCAAATGAGAATATGGGTCTTGTCTACCCTCAGGTACAGTATATGTTAGTGGATGTTGACCCAACTGGATCTCAAAGTAGACTGGATTTGCTGAATTCTTCCACATGTTCAGAGATACCGAGCTGGAACAAACCTATTTATAAGGTTACTGGTGGTGTTGATGACAAATACCCAACATCTGGGAAAGATTTCAATAAATCTGCTTTCATTACACTGAACCACTtggaaaaaaattcaactttggAAACTATGGAAAGGCTTGATGAAAATAATCTCTTTCTGTATCAAGGTGGAAAACTTAATGGGGAGAGATCTCCTGCCACTGGATTGGAATGTAAGAACATATTGCCTAATGTAAAGTCCAACCTAACTTCCAGTTTTGGTGTTGATACATCTACACAAGAGTTGCAAGTCTCAGGCGATGCGCTTCCTGTATCCTCAGCCATTAATTTCAAGCCTTTTGTAGATAACATAATAGAGCACCCCAAAAATTTCCAAGTAGAGAAAACCCCTCCTGATCTTGTCATGAGCCAAAGAACTGCCAATGATCAAGACTGTGATATGACTACAAGAGTGATTGGAGAACAAGAAAAAGATATTTCAGGGTTTGGGAATTCTGAAGTTGCAGGCTTATATCCAAGTGCCAGACAGCAGTCTTATGATGAAAATTCTTTGTCTGATCTAATGTCTGGGTCAATTTATGGCCTAGCTTCCCATGCACCTCCATTGCTTCAACCTGTTGGAAGTCAAAACGACATGGCTGTTAATGAGCCCAAGCTAATGAGCTCTATAGATTTGTACCCATCAGCTGTCCTTGATGATTCTGATTTGAGCTCAAACTTGAATAAGAATGACCATACATTGATTGGGAATCCAACCGAAGATGCTTTGTTTATGAGAGACTTTTCTCTCCTAGATGCCGACTTTGTTAGTTACCCTTATCAGAAGGTTGAGAATTTGGGCTTTGGAGGATCTGTTTGTGAGAAGTCAAATGTTAAAGATAGCACATTAGAAAATCTAAATTTCCCAATAAAAAGTCATGAAAAAAATCAGCTGGAGTCGGTTATTGGGGAAGATGTGAATGAGACTATTCATTCTCATGTCCAGTCTTTATCAATAACTGTGCCATACATCCTTGATGAAACCAGCAGTTACAATATCGATTTTGGATCCCCTGCTGCAACAGAGGTGGAGGGCAGCGTCATTCCAGAGTTCGAGTCTGAG GATGCTAAGGCTGATGACGAAGACATTACTTTTTCAATTAGTGATGCAATGATAGCTGAAATGGAAGCCAGCATATATGGCTTGCAG ATTATAAAGAATGCTGATCTTGAAGAACTACGAGAGTTAGGAGCTGGTACATATGGGACTGTTTATCATGGAAAATGGCGGGGAACAGATGTTGCTAtaaagagaattaaaaaaagttgCTTTTCAGGTAGATCGTCAGAGCAAGAACGCTTG ACAAAAGACTTCTGGAGAGAGGCGCAGATCCTCTCTAATCTTCACCATCCAAATGTCGTTGCATTTTATGGTGTAGTACCAGATGGAGCTGGAGGAACCCTGGCAACTGTGACAGAGTTTATGGTGAACGGGTCACTTAGACATGTCCTACTTAAGAAGGATAG ATTGCTTGATCGCCGTAAAAAGCTTATAATTGCCATGGATGCAGCTTTTGGCATGGAATACTTGCATTCAAAAAATATTGTCCATTTTGATTTGAAATGTGACAATTTGCTTGTCAACCTGAGGGATCCACACCGACCCATATGCAAG GTTGGAGATTTTGGGCTATCAAGAATTAAACGCAATACTCTTGTATCTGGTGGTGTGAGAGGAACCCTTCCATGGATGGCACCAGAATTGTTGAATGGTAGCAGTAGCCGGGTCTCTGAGAAG GTTGATGTTTTCTCATTTGGCATCTCAATGTGGGAGATATTGACTGGTGAGGAGCCTTATGCAAATATGCATTGTGGTGCCATTATTG